Genomic DNA from Caldicellulosiruptor hydrothermalis 108:
TAAAACATATTTTCGGTTGTGGAAATTAGTTTTCCACAGTTGTTGATAACATTGTGGATAACACTTAAAAAATGAGAATTTCAAACTACATAAAAAGGGTGGATATTCACATGGTAGAATATGATGTGAACGAAGTGTGGGAAAAGATAAAGGAGGCTGTGAAAAAAGAGATAAATCCAAGTCCGACAGATATATCGTACAATACATGGTTTGAATCGCTTGTACCTCTTTGTTTTGATGACAATGACACTCTAATTTTGAAGGCATTTGCTGATTTTCACAGGGATATAGTGATAAACAGGTACTCTCTTGTCATTTTAAACGCTTTAAGACAGCTATTTTCACCGCATCTCAGCATAAAAGTAATTCTTCCAGAAGAGGTTGAAAAGTACAAAAAGTTTCTAAAACCCAAGCAAGATGAAAAACCAGAGATAGTAACACAACTAAATCCCAAATATACTTTTGAAACGTTTGTTGTGGGGAACAACAACAGGCTTGCACATGCCGCAGCTTTGGCCGTTGCAGAAACACCACCGGGAGAGAGAACCTACAACCCACTTTTTATTTATGGCGGTGTTGGGCTTGGAAAGACGCATCTTATGCACGCAATAGGCCATCATGTGCTAAAGCTTTACCCCGGAACAAAGGTGATGTATGTTACCTCAGAGATATTTACAAACGAGCTTATAGCCGCAATAAGAGATGAAAAGACAGACGAGTTTAGGCTCAAGTACAGAAACGTCGATGTCCTTTTAATTGACGACATTCAGTTTTTAGGCGGAAAGGAAAGAACCCAAGAAGAGTTTTTCCACACATTCAATACACTGTATGAGGCAAACAAGAAGATAATACTTTCATCAGACAGGCCACCAAAAGAGATAAATACGTTAGAAGATAGGCTCCGCTCCCGCTTTGAGTGGGGGCTTATAACAGACATTCAGCCGCCAGACTTTGAGACGCGAATAGCGATCTTGAGCAAAAAATGCCAGCTTGAAGGAACACCTGTGCCACAGCATATTTTAGAGTTTATAGCATCAAAGATTGAGACAAACATAAGAGAGCTTGAAGGTGCACTCAACAAAATTCTTGCATATTCAAAACTCATGGCACCTGACAAAGAGATAACCTTGGAGCTTGCTGAAAAGGCTTTGAAAGAGTTTATCGACACAAACACAAAAAAAGAGCTCACAATAGAGGATATCCAGGCAGAGGTTGCAAGCTATTTTGGCATCCGGCTTGAAGATTTTAAATCCTCAAGAAGGTCAAGAAATGTTGCTTACCCACGCCAGATAGCTATGTATTTAGCAAGGGAACTCACAAACGTGTCGCTTCCTAAAATAGGCGAGGCGTTTGGCGGAAAAGATCATACAACAGTGCTTCATGCCTGTGAAAAAATTAAGGAACTTATCAACACAGATTCAAACACAAGAAATGCTGTGGAAACCATCAAAAAAAGACTTATCCACAGAGAATAATAACATGTGGATAACACTGTGTGAATTTTAATTTTCACATGTGAATTTGGTTAAAAACTTTAAACTTTATCAACAGGAATATATACACCCAAGAGTTCAAATCTCACAAGCTTTTGAACATGTTATTAACTTATCCACAGCTATTATTGTGAGTACTACTAGTAAGTTTGATTGATGGTATGCTTTTAAAACCCCCACAAAAAAAGGAGGGAAAAAGATGAGGTTTGTTGTGGATAAAGAAGTTTTGCAAGATAATATTTCCAAGGTAATACCTGCTGCAGCGTCAACAAAGGTAACGTCAATTTTAGAGTGTGTACTGATTGAAGCTGAAGATAGCATAGTATTTACCACAAACGACATGAAAATGCAGATGCAAACAGAGTTTGAAGCAGAGATTTTAGAAAGAGGAGCTGCACTGGTTAAAGCAAAACTATTTTCTGACATAGTCAAAAAACTACCAAGCGGTGAGGTCGAGGTTATACGGGAAGACAGTGAGGTTAAAATAAGAAGCCAGAAGATAG
This window encodes:
- the dnaA gene encoding chromosomal replication initiator protein DnaA produces the protein MVEYDVNEVWEKIKEAVKKEINPSPTDISYNTWFESLVPLCFDDNDTLILKAFADFHRDIVINRYSLVILNALRQLFSPHLSIKVILPEEVEKYKKFLKPKQDEKPEIVTQLNPKYTFETFVVGNNNRLAHAAALAVAETPPGERTYNPLFIYGGVGLGKTHLMHAIGHHVLKLYPGTKVMYVTSEIFTNELIAAIRDEKTDEFRLKYRNVDVLLIDDIQFLGGKERTQEEFFHTFNTLYEANKKIILSSDRPPKEINTLEDRLRSRFEWGLITDIQPPDFETRIAILSKKCQLEGTPVPQHILEFIASKIETNIRELEGALNKILAYSKLMAPDKEITLELAEKALKEFIDTNTKKELTIEDIQAEVASYFGIRLEDFKSSRRSRNVAYPRQIAMYLARELTNVSLPKIGEAFGGKDHTTVLHACEKIKELINTDSNTRNAVETIKKRLIHRE